GGGGCctaaaatccctggtggcatCCCTGGGCAATGTCTCACACATGACAACATATCCATTGCATTCAGGCATGAATCTATTATTACAAACGATCTATTTACATATTCcggaatttagcagatgctcttgtccacAGCAAGTTACAAAGTTTACATTTGTTATGACCTGTtaacacagctggatatttattgaaacaattcaggtttaTTTATATCCGGGTGTAGTAATACCAGAGGTATTCTCTgggcatatttttttcaagtttgtAAACAAAACTAGATCATAAATTATGTAATAAGAGACCCATACCCAACCAAGACCCAACCTGACGATACTGTACGTAATGAGAACCATCAGGATTGTTATTTAGCTACAGTCTACAGAGCATCGAGCACTGCGCCAAgctcatttattctttttatttatcagcctgacaaacaattaattatacaatataaatataataataaaaaattctgaaagtCCAGAGAGTTGAACTAAGTTTGGAGATGGGCACAGACAGTCATCAGACCTTAGAGAGCTTGGAGAGGGCGAATAAAAGAACAGAAGTGACTGAGCTTTGTCATGTGTTTGAATGCCACTGCcgccagagacagagagagaaagatagagagagagagagaaagagagcgcaagagaggcagaaagagacagaagtcGAGAgcaagagtgtgagagagggagggaaagcgaGCACCTGAACCACCACTCGCATTGTAGACTGGCACAACCTTTTAGCCGTGACCTTTGGATGAAAGTACAACTTCACAATGAAAAGTaaacaagcaggacacaaaggGCCCGGAGGAGAGGCAGGCAgcttttcagtgcattttggCTTTTTAACTGCTTCCTAACAAACACAGTGAGGCTGTTGGTGtttcttttaatttcatttaatatacTCTAATACAAGGCTTttatctccaaaaaaaaaaaaaaagaattcccaGGAACAAAAAACTGCttctattttccattttccagtGCATATTATGGTTTTATCATTTGGGCTTTTAAGCTGACTATTAATTCTTGAGTAACTGGCAGTACATAGAGTCATATGAGAATTTTCCTTGTgtgttaaaaaactaaaatgacaaaacatgttGGTGCTGATGAAACGGAGCTTTCATCTATGAGAGgttctgtttcattttattgcagTGTGAAAAGTAACTTTTGCAGCCACTGAACCTTCAAATTTCAAATTGGCTCTGCATAGTTTAGAGTTTTTGACTGTAGCTACCAGCCACAGGACAGGAACTGTGATGCCAACGCAAGTCAGATTCTCTTCTTATCAATCACAACGTCCTGCTGCCAGTAGCTGTATTATTTGTTCTGTGTAAATGGTGTGGATGCATAGAAACTTTGTGTCGTGTTAAATGAGCTCAGTGAACATTGTGTGAGTGATTATTAGCACCTGGGTTTGTTGAACTACACTGACCCGCGAGTTAACAGTATTTCTAAAAGCACTGCTTTTGTTCCAACCCTTTCTTGACCTCAATCCGGGTTGTCACTTTTTGCTGCTGTGATCGATTGATCTTCCAGAGTTTCATGATCCCAGTAAATGACTGCGCTACAGAGGACAAAGTGCATTTTGACTCACCCGTCCTAGCTCACACAATCTTGGCATTTACACTCCTTTCTTCAGAGAAAATCTCCTCATTTTAGGAAATATCACTTTAGGTGGTGTTTCTAGCTTTAGGTGTTAAGTTTTTCAGTTGTCATAATGATATTTCATGAATACTAGCTTAATAGCATTGTGCATGGTTAATGCTGAAGAGGGGAggttggtttggggggggtgctgtgttAAGGTCCCCTCTGCCTCTGCCAGTGGGATTTGGGCGCTCATCTccactcatgttttttttctgacccTTGTATGCACACgtattaatgaaataatttatttatagctGAGGAAGTCTGCGGATGTGCTCCGGAATGTGCTGGAAGCATAGCGTTAACCTTGAGAGCTTGCACAAAagcacaaagggcctggtacaGAACTGGGTCTCTGAACACAGATCAGTTTGTTACTGTTGAAAGaggcaggtctctctctctctctctctctctctccctctctctctctctctctgtctctctgtctctctctctctctctctctctctctctctctctctgttattgGCAGACTAGTGAGGGTCAGTCCAACTGGAGAGGCTGCTGTGCATTTTCTACTCCACTGCTCCTCGGTCAGCCACCAAGCACGACAGGCTATCTGTCACCCTGCTATGGCATCCCCCTGAGCACACTACCCTACACGCACACGAACgcacgaacgcacgcacgcacgcacacacacacaaacactcacacacatacatgcacacaaacatgcatatatttacagtatatacacaaacagaaaaacacacacacacacacagctttgagTGGTTGCACTCTTGAGTTCTCCAAGACTGCATACCTTGTTCCCACACAGCTGgatgctgatactgcaccagcagTACTGATGGCTGTATACACACCAAAACAGCAGGTTATTGTTATTGTACTGTACTAGCATAGCTGACTGTTTTTACTACAAGACGTGATTGACTGAAGATGATTCTGTACACACATGGCTGACATGGCTGTGACAGTGTGATTGATTGTGGATACTGTACATACAAGGCTGACTGTCGCTATAACAACGTGTAAAAGGTAACTGTACCTGTGCTGCAATATTGCCACTGTGCTGCAACAACATTGCTGGCTATTGTTGCTGTACTGAAATCGCTGGCTGTTATTCCTGAACACCAGCATCATGTTTGATTGTTGTTAGTGTCCCGTGACAGCATGGCTGACTGTAGTGGgcaggcggcagtgtagtataatgggtaaggacctAAAGGTCACCGGTTCCTGagtgggacactgccattgtacccattgcacttagcctgcattgcttcagtatatatccagctgtataaatggatgtaatgtataagtcgctctggataagagcgtctgctaaatgcctgcactGTAATGTAGTTACCATGCCAGCATGGCGATTCTTGTTGTTTGTGCTACATTATGATACGTTTGCTCTTGCAGTACGGCCTTAAGAAGAAGGAGGAGCGCGAGGCGGAGGCGCAGGCCGCCATGGAGCAGGCCGCCGAGGGGAGCCTCACACGCCCAAAAAAGGCCGTCCCGGCCGGCTGCGGGGACGAGGAAGAAGAGGACGAGGGCATCATGGACACGGTCATGAAGTACCTCCCAGGCCCTCTCCAAGACATGTTCAATAAAAAGTAACAGCGCTGGTCATGTTAGCTTATTACCACTTTATATcagccctccccagccccccactgCCCAACCACTCCCCTCCCCAGGGACTTAGAAACATAGTTTCCCAAAttgataatgttttatttgtaaatagcCTCTGAATTAAAAAGGATaatattcaaaaaaatgtaaactgtatAAATTAGTAAAACTATATTGAAATTACTAAGAGTATAAGCCATACTTTTACCTTTGAAGAAAATATTggcgtcacttttttttttgtttcgttctTTATGttagatatataaataaatgtgtgttcatTAAACCTCCAATTATGTGAAGTTATCGGTCCTTGGTCAGTGTTTCCAGACCTACCACGTGCTTTGATGTGACTAACAATGACCGCACTGTTGTAAACGTTGAGAAGTAGTTCTACTGGAATCAAAGTGGTGTTTAAAACGCATGCCAGTAACCATATCCTTTGTGAATATATCTGTATTTCCCATTTTGTGAATTAGATCAAAGGCAAAAAAGGCAATAACTGCTTTTCCTATATTAGTCAGAGTACtaaattacatactgtatgtatttaaatgtttctcaCACCTACAGTCCCATGAATGAAGCGACACCATAAAAGCTTCTGCCACACATTTAGTTTTGAAAACAAGCTTATTGTACAAAATTATTATGTTACAGTGGGTGTACAAATCATTTAGGTTCAGTGTTTACCACAAAGCTTGAAAGCAGGATTTCATCGATAACCTTTACAGCAGTGCTTTTCTGGCCTTGCTGTGAGAGTggcatcattaaaaaatatagaaaaaactacaaatcacgtcacattaatataaacacaATTGGATCTAGAGGGCTATGTGTTTTCTCTTGTCAtgttctgaaatgtaaatatcgAGCTGCTTCGTGTTACATTAGATTCAATTccctaatttttttaattcattttttcactttttatgaACAGACAGTGACAATGGTGCAATATTGTTGGTACTTAAGTTGTCTTGTATCAGTTGGTTTATTAAAAGGAATTTGATTGTAGATCAGCAATAAGAGACAATCTTCATTGTTTGTGTACTCCAGTTATTTAGTAGACAGTGTTTCAGATGTAGTGTGTTGTTTGCTGAAAGTGGCCAtgcattcaaataaatgtgaaattccTGAATAGAGCCTTGTTGGAGAAGTCATGCAGGTTGAGAGTGGGAGGTAGATTCTGAGGGTTTCCGTCATAATCAGCCaaactgctgaaaataaaagatAGTTAAGGGTTTTTTATAATGAGTGAGTGCAATGCAAGCTAGCTCAGTTAGCATTATTAGTCCTGTTTCAATGTAACATTTAAAAGGGAAGTACTGTAGAAAATGCGTATATAGGGAACCTATAGCCCTTGCTAGCAGGGTCTGCTCTGTGTATGGTGTTTTAATTTGGTGTATTGTTCATTCagagaacagaggagaaaaGAACAGGAATGCATTTCCTCAATAATAACAACAGATTATGAATAACTGGGAGTAAACCAAAACGCCACCGAAAGGctgcttttgtcttttcttttttttaaacaggagtTATTGCCTGCAGTTCTGTGTCCATATGTATACTATACAGCTCTCTAATGTATCAATAGGCTTATCTAAGAGAGACATTAGGAACTGCCATCAGTATAAGGGAATACGTAATTGTGGTGAATCCTGCTGTGTCTTAAACTTTGAATTAATTTGAGGTATGCAAAGTTTCACGCATTAAGCTTTATGTGGAGCGCAATGCTGCTTAATCCAAGAAATGGAGGGCTCTGAAACgtactttttgtttgttttttttgttttggagggAGCGGTTTGGCTCCttttacacacactgaccccagGTGTTTTGTGAGCAGCACAACTAGTAAAAGTGACACAAACAACCTAATTTGGTACTGCCAATAGATAGAACACATCAAATCAGGGATGAGAAATTTAGACAGGGCTTTAAATGAATGAGATTTTTAGACTTTGATAAATTACGGAGTCAATTTCATGGTTATGTATTGAGTTGTCTCTCTCGTCCCTTTCCCTTGCTCTAAATATATTCAACTGGCCGCAGAATGCCCATGCTGTAATGCCCTTCCAGTACATTCCAAATGTTCCGAACATTCCAGCCATTGTTCTCTGGTTTCGTAAGGGAGCTCTGCAGATTCTTTGAAGATTGTTGACTGGACTGTTCTCAGTGCACAGGGTTTTTAACCTTAAAGCTTGAGGATACATACATTTTGGCTTTTTAGTTTGGTTTTAGTTATTCTCATTGTTGAACTCTTTAACCATAAACACTGGTTGGACCAGTGGTGGTGGTACACTGTGTACTGGGTGTCCTAGGTGGATTTTTTCTGATTTCAATTCGAGCTCTAGTCTACCTGTCTCAGTTCTTGCGAGAATTTTGCCTTTGGTTCAAGTTCAAATCTCCTGAGTGCCTTCACAAAAGAAGGTCCACTTTTTTAAACTGCCAGCACCTCAAGGTAACTAAAACTTAAACACACCTTAGCCAGGAGGGAGAACCCCCcagaaaaagcacatttttataaGTACTTCTACTGGAAGACAAAGCTGCCATGGAACTGATAATCCTTCCCACCACTCTTTGGGGCTTGATTGTTATCCTTTtttaacaagcaaataaaaaaaaacatgagaaatcctgattagagttttttttttcaatcatatTTCCCACTTTGGGGTTGGACCAAAGCCACTAAGAGTGAAAGACATTATGGTTGTGTTTCACACGTATGTTAGATTGCTGTAAAAGATCAGCTGATTAGTTCTGCATTTCCATTGTAGTGATTACTTTTCTTCCTAATGTAGCTTTTCCTACTGATAAGCATGATTCCTTTGTATACCGAGATGACTAATGTCCAAGAAGTCTTTGTtcattttgccaaaaaaataccattgaaatttatgtattttgttacaTGTATTATACTTAGTGATATTGTCGGGGGAAACCATGAAGTAAGGATTAACTATGGAACTATAAGGTAGATCTAATCATGATTCAGTGACTGGTCTTGTTAGTGTTATTCACACCTTTTGAATATATACAGAAGATTCTGGGaacacaaataagaaaatattaagAACAGCTGAGTTGAGGACAGCAGTTTTGGATGTTGAGTTTCTGAAAGTTCCATTTTGTGCTTCATGTGGCAGTTAACAGTTTACACATGAAATTACAGTTTTCCACACTTTTGTGTGACAGATGTTTGGAAATTGCCATAtcaaaattgtttcatttagCCACAAGGCCAGCTGCAATTCACTGAAGGATGCTGCTGTAATTTGTTTTCTATTTGCATGCTAAGTATATGTCATTTGACAATCCACGTTTCTATTAAACCAAAGAATTCcggttattttagaaatatttttgtaaaattcagATTTATTAACTTTTCATGCTTTTCCATCTCTTGACCATTTAAAGTGAGCTCAGGTATTTAACGTTTTCTTGTGCATTTAGTCCATAGTTTTTTCCGGATCTTCTGTGCCCAtttcaatgtttgttttttcatttgaaagagggaaaatggggaaaaagagaaagcagtGTGTGACGGCCACACATAGATCTGCTCAATGTATCTTTCCTGGGCAGGGAGAGTCAATGTTATATCAGTGGTTCCACCCCTTAATTCTCTTCCCAATATATGTCTGACATCATGTACCAAACCAGCTGTGAAAAATAGTcagtatacatatacatacatattatacatacatgcattcatATATATTACTATAATACTACACTTGACATTAATAAATGTCTACCTGTCATGATGTATGCCATGGCTGACATACAACATGTCCATGTAATTATatgaatatgtacatataaTGATGTACAGAGCAAGATAACTTAAATCAGGCTATTATTGATGGCTTCTATTCAGTTCAGAAATccttaaaagaaaacaagcccCCTTTTCGGTACAGTCCAGtgtcattattataatttataataatagttattgttattatgattaAGGCAAGCCTATTGAGACATTCCTTCAGTGTGACCTGAATGTAAACATCTGTTTctctgcttcttctttttctgtgtttttcttacTTAGAAGATGCTGATTCTACAATGTAtgcttgtgcgtatgtgtgtgtgtgtgtttgtgtgtgtgtatatatgtgttcttttttaaatgtttgtactgtatattgtccagtttgtgtgtgtcgtCTGGTGGCTGTAATGAAGAATCTGTATTTTTAGCGATGTTTATTGTATTGTAAGTGTATTGTGAtatcttctctcccctcccttatctctgtttgtgtgcatgcctgtatttTTGCTAAGGTGGAAAGATTATTAAGAGGCTATTGTGTGTCATCAGTCTTTATAGTCCCGCTGCATGCTGTCCAGCCCTGGTATTTTAGTCTGTAACATTCTGTCCCTGATGGAATCACAACTCGCTGGAAATAAAGTCATGTCCTACCATCGTTCAtcgtctgtgtctctgtgttacgCTTAATGCCGAGCCGCCAGCTTTTGAATTTGTGAGGAATTCACCAGGTTCTTGGTAAGCAGATTCTCTGTTGGAGACAGGTGGTAAAAACAGGCGAGTTTAGTGTTTATGGGGTCGTGGAGTTCTGGTGGGTCCTAGCAAAGAAAGGTCAAAATGCCCACAAGAGAACGTTCGTTTCACTCTAAGCTGTCTAGCTGTTGAAATAGATCAGTAGCCTTACCCTAAATCTGAATGATGGCATGTTTAAAGATATACAATGGAAGATAATTATTTCTTGTTGAAAACCCACGCAGCATAATTACGAAAATgactataataaaataataactttgcgtgttaaatgaactctaACCGAGTCCAATAGGGACATTATGTAAAAAGTTAcgttaaaagtacattttaagtTCCAAATAATCTATCACAGATAATTATGCCCTGACAATTTTCAGTGCTCATAACTCACAACAATTTGctgggattctttttttttgcaatgtttttcaCTGACACTATAAATGACGTGTGGTTCCATAATATCAATTTTATTGCTgttaatctgtttttaaaataaataaaataacattttggcAGTGCTATGACATTTGTCAAATGCTGTAATGCGCTGTCAGGACTGTCATAGGTGGTTTTGACAGGTGTTATAGCAGCAGTATCTAGACTTCATGCCATTCAAAGGCACaccaggattttatttttatgtgtgtgtgtgtgggggtgggtggtagGTTCCTGTCATGAAGATCACAAATGGCAAGCTATTGCACATTCTGGGGGGGACTCCTAACAAGTGGTGTGGGGTTTGGATTGGAACATGAACTAGAAACCATTTGTTTTTTCACAATGCCTTGCATAGCTCTGTGCTAGTCTGTGGTACAGTCTGTTAGCTATCTAATGCTGCAAAACCGAACCCATCATTAATCTTCTCACCTGTGAACCCTGGCTGTGGCAGACAGTTCATGTGAAGTGTATTTTCCATTCATAGACTGGGATACATTttccctgggaaaaa
The nucleotide sequence above comes from Anguilla rostrata isolate EN2019 chromosome 7, ASM1855537v3, whole genome shotgun sequence. Encoded proteins:
- the LOC135259493 gene encoding complexin-1 isoform X2 encodes the protein MKEALRATKDMGKMLGGEEEKDPDAEKKEEERQEALRQQEEERKAKYAKMEAERESMRQGIRDKYGLKKKEEREAEAQAAMEQAAEGSLTRPKKAVPAGCGDEEEEDEGIMDTVMKYLPGPLQDMFNKK